One segment of Panicum virgatum strain AP13 chromosome 1K, P.virgatum_v5, whole genome shotgun sequence DNA contains the following:
- the LOC120694644 gene encoding protein NDL1-like: MGDSGGSVVSIDVERISFGGKEHHIQTNYGPVSVAVYGDHDKPALVTYPDIALNHMSCFQGLLFCPEAASLLLHNFCIYHISPPGHELGAAPISPNAPIPSVDDLAEQVAEVLDFFGLGSVMCFGVTAGAYILTLFASKYRERVLGLILVSPICKGPTWTEWLYSKVMSNLLYYYGMCGLVKECLLQRYFSKEVRGFSELPESDIVQACKSLLDQRQSMNVWRFVQTMNERYDLTEQLKQLQCRTLIFVGENSQFHSEAVHMTSKLDRRYCALVEVQACGSLVTEEQPHAMLIPMEYFFMGYGLYRPSQLDCSPRSPLSPFCISPELLSPESMGVKLKPIKTRVRLEM; the protein is encoded by the exons ATGGGAGACTCCGGCGGCTCCGTCGTGTCCATTGACGTCGAGCGCATCTCCTTCGGCGGCAAG GAGCACCATATACAAACAAATTACGGACCTGTATCTGTTGCGGTGTATGGTGACCATGACAAGCCTGCTCTTGTTACTTACCCAGATATTGCTCTAAACC ATATGTCTTGCTTCCAAGGATTATTATTCTGCCCTGAAGCTGCTTCACTGCTGCTTCACAATTTTTGCATTTACCATATTAGTCCCCCAGGACACGAG TTAGGAGCTGCTCCAATTTCGCCAAATGCTCCTATACCATCTGTTGACGATTTGGCAGAGCAGGTTGCAGAAGTCCTTGATTTCTTTGG ATTAGGCTCTGTCATGTGCTTTGGTGTCACTGCTGGTGCCTATATTCTAACTCTGTTTGCA TCAAAGTATAGGGAGCGTGTATTAGGTCTTATCCTTGTTTCACCTATATGTAAAGGCCCCACTTGGACCGAGTGGTTATACAGTAAG GTGATGTCCAATTTGCTGTATTATTATGGGATGTGTGGGTTGGTGAAGGAGTGCCTACTTCAGCGCTACTTCAGCAAG GAAGTTCGAGGGTTCTCTGAATTACCTGAATCAGACATAGTGCAGGCTTGTAAAAGT TTGCTAGATCAGCGGCAGAGTATGAATGTATGGCGCTTTGTACAGACAATGAATGA GAGATATGACTTGACTGAACAGCTGAAGCAGCTTCAGTGTAGAACCTTGATTTTTGTTGGAGAGAATTCTCAGTTCCACAGCGAGGCTGTTCACATGACATCAAAGCTCGATAGGAGATACTGTGCTCTAGTTGAG GTTCAAGCATGCGGGTCACTCGTAACCGAGGAGCAACCGCATGCAATGCTTATACCAATGGAGTACTTCTTCATGGGATACGGCTTGTACAGGCCGAGCCAGCTCGACTGCAGCCCACGCAGCCCCCTGAGCCCATTCTGTATATCGCCGGAGCTCCTGTCGCCTGAGAGCATGGGAGTGAAGCTAAAGCCGATCAAGACGCGAGTCAGGCTTGAAATGTAG